A genomic region of Tamandua tetradactyla isolate mTamTet1 chromosome 2, mTamTet1.pri, whole genome shotgun sequence contains the following coding sequences:
- the LOC143659833 gene encoding olfactory receptor 1J2-like yields MQMENQSVVSEFLLLGLPIHPEQQGGFFCLFLGMYLTTALGNLLIILLIRLDSRLHTPMYFFLSHLALTDVSFSSVTVPNMLMDMLTNHKTIPFGGCISQIYFYLLFACVDCFLLAVMAYDRYVAICHPLHYATIMREELCILLVAGSWLCSCAHALLHTLLLVHLSFCADNTIPHYFCALTALLKLSCSDTSLNELVIFTEAAVIVFISVSTIFGSYIYIGATIFRVPSTKRICKALSTCGSHLSVVFLYYGTLAIVYFFPSTNNSKFEDIIASVMYTVVTPLLNPFIYSLRNRDMKSALGILRRRMTFVK; encoded by the coding sequence aTGCAGATGGAGAACCAGAGTGTTGTGTCTGAATTCCTCCTCCTGGGGCTCCCCATCCATCCAGAGCAGCAGGGCgggttcttctgcctcttcctgggCATGTACCTGACCACGGCGCTGGGGAACCTGCTCATCATCCTGCTCATCAGGCTGGACTCTCgcctccacacccccatgtacttcttcctcagccACTTGGCCCTCACTGATGTCTCCTTTTCATCTGTCACTGTCCCAAACATGTTGATGGATATGCTAACTAATCACAAAACCATTCCCTTTGGGGGGTGCATTTCCCAGATATATTTTTACTTGCTGTTTGCTTGTGTTGATTGTTTTCTTCTTGCAGTGATGGCTTATGACAGGTacgtggccatctgtcacccGTTGCACTATGCCACCATCATGCGGGAGGAGCTGTGCATCTTGTTGGTGGCTGGGTCCTGGTTGTGCTCCTGTGCCCATGCCCTGCTGCACACCCTGCTCCTGGTCCACCTGTCCTTCTGTGCTGACAACACCATCCCCCACTACTTCTGTGCTCTCACGGCCCTCCTGAAGCTGTCCTGCTCAGACACTTCCCTCAATGAACTAGTCATTTTTACCGAGGCAGCTGTGATTGTCTTCATTTCAGTGAGTACCATTTTTGGCTCTTATATCTACATTGGGGCCACCATCTTCAGGGTCCCCTCCACCAAGAGGATCTGCAAAGCCTTGTCCACCTGTGGTTCCCACCTGTCCGTGGTGTTTCTGTACTATGGGACTCTTGCCATtgtttacttctttccttccacaAACAACTCCAAATTCGAGGATATAATTGCTTCAGTTATGTATACAGTGGTGACTCCCCTGCTGAACCCCTTCATCTACAGCCTGAGGAACAGAGACATGAAATCTGCTCTGGGGATTCTAAGAAGGAGGATGACTTTTGTCAAGTGA